The following are encoded in a window of Gramella sp. MT6 genomic DNA:
- the dinB gene encoding DNA polymerase IV produces the protein MKNVKSIIHLDLDTFFVSAERRLDSKLNNKPLIVGGLGDRGVVAACSYETRKFGVHSGMSMKVARQLCPQAVVIKGNASTYTRFSHEVTEIIRSKVPSFEKASVDEFYADLTGMDRFFGITQFAKELQETILKETHLPISFGLSQNKVVSKIATGEGKPYAQKIIEAGTEKGFLAPLAVNKIPMIGNKTFQKLLNLGVRRIETIQKMPVEVLESVLGKNGRTIWKRAHGTDNPPIIPFHERKSISTERTFNRDTIDMIRLHGTLVAMAESLAYQLRRGNKLTSNVSVKIRYSDFQTYSKQVKIPYTSADHILIPKVEELFRQLYTRRLLIRLIGVRFSGLVGGHYQINLFDDSEEMLNLYDSLDRIKNRFGEHSVMRAISMDAKTIGRMGNPFNGEPPVVLAHRKQ, from the coding sequence ATGAAAAATGTAAAGTCTATTATTCACCTGGATTTGGACACCTTTTTTGTTTCGGCAGAAAGGCGTTTGGATTCAAAATTAAATAACAAACCGCTTATCGTAGGCGGGCTGGGAGACCGTGGTGTGGTAGCAGCCTGCAGTTATGAAACCCGTAAATTCGGCGTACACTCGGGCATGTCCATGAAAGTCGCGAGGCAGCTTTGTCCGCAGGCTGTTGTTATCAAAGGGAATGCTTCCACCTATACCAGATTCTCCCATGAAGTCACCGAGATCATTCGCAGTAAAGTACCCTCATTTGAAAAGGCCAGTGTAGACGAGTTTTATGCAGATCTCACCGGAATGGACCGGTTTTTTGGAATTACCCAGTTCGCGAAAGAACTTCAGGAAACTATTCTGAAAGAAACACATTTGCCTATTTCTTTCGGACTCTCACAGAACAAAGTCGTTTCAAAGATCGCGACCGGAGAAGGAAAACCCTATGCGCAGAAGATCATAGAAGCAGGTACCGAAAAAGGATTTCTGGCGCCGCTTGCCGTTAACAAGATCCCGATGATCGGGAACAAAACCTTTCAGAAATTACTCAATCTGGGAGTACGAAGAATTGAAACTATCCAGAAGATGCCCGTAGAAGTGCTTGAAAGCGTTCTGGGTAAGAATGGGCGAACCATCTGGAAAAGAGCCCACGGAACTGATAATCCGCCCATCATCCCTTTCCATGAGCGCAAGTCTATTTCTACTGAGCGTACTTTTAACCGGGATACTATAGACATGATACGACTGCACGGCACCCTCGTTGCCATGGCCGAAAGCCTGGCTTACCAGTTAAGACGAGGCAACAAGCTCACCTCGAATGTAAGTGTCAAGATCAGGTATTCAGATTTTCAAACCTACAGCAAGCAGGTGAAGATCCCCTACACCAGTGCAGATCATATCCTCATTCCAAAAGTGGAAGAATTGTTCCGCCAGCTTTATACCCGCCGGTTGCTTATAAGACTTATTGGGGTTCGTTTCAGCGGGCTTGTAGGCGGACATTATCAGATCAACCTTTTTGATGATTCTGAAGAGATGCTGAATCTTTATGATTCACTGGACAGGATCAAGAACCGGTTTGGGGAACACAGTGTGATGCGGGCGATTTCGATGGATGCAAAGACGATCGGCAGAATGGGGAATCCGTTTAACGGAGAACCTCCGGTGGTGCTGGCGCACAGGAAACAATGA
- a CDS encoding nuclear transport factor 2 family protein — MKPLTFLTVFVLLLISSCNDGKKEPENMAEQAEVRDPAEANKQWIDAWNRNNPGELDTLTATDAVLYMEGQAFNGDSIRSWYKNAAPMMKDLKTNPEVEYVNSDVAYEAGTYSHGVKNDSLNIVYEGTYTFIWKKKKNDWKLAVMNIAGNEGDTTNTNMEDVKDPQ, encoded by the coding sequence ATGAAACCATTAACATTCTTAACAGTATTCGTACTGCTTTTAATTAGTAGCTGCAATGACGGAAAGAAAGAACCGGAAAACATGGCTGAACAGGCTGAAGTCCGCGATCCCGCAGAAGCAAATAAACAATGGATAGATGCGTGGAACAGGAATAATCCTGGAGAACTGGACACGCTTACTGCCACAGATGCAGTACTTTACATGGAAGGCCAGGCTTTTAATGGAGATAGTATACGTAGCTGGTATAAAAATGCCGCGCCTATGATGAAAGATCTGAAAACCAATCCGGAAGTTGAATATGTTAACAGTGATGTGGCCTACGAGGCCGGAACCTACAGCCACGGAGTTAAAAATGACAGTTTGAACATCGTCTATGAGGGCACCTATACTTTTATCTGGAAGAAAAAGAAGAATGACTGGAAACTAGCGGTAATGAATATTGCGGGAAATGAAGGGGATACCACTAACACCAATATGGAAGACGTTAAAGACCCTCAGTAA
- a CDS encoding intradiol ring-cleavage dioxygenase has protein sequence MDLRLVIFCFLFLLNSCARSQENKNYTLVGGFCEGCEAVLEYGTQDLNAVDTLPEFNSAENKLKVTGTIYKEDGRTPAENVILYIHHTNANGIYPTRGDEEDWAKRHGYLRGWIKTAGDGSYTFYTQVPGSYPDGSNPAHIHPIILEPDGKYYYASAYFFEDDPLLTSDHMEDPPRGSNGIVKLQQTNGMTLIERDFILGKGIPKYE, from the coding sequence ATGGATCTTCGCCTGGTAATTTTCTGTTTTCTCTTTTTGCTAAATTCCTGTGCCAGATCACAGGAGAATAAAAACTATACATTAGTTGGTGGGTTCTGCGAGGGTTGTGAGGCCGTCCTTGAATATGGAACTCAGGATCTAAATGCTGTAGATACTCTTCCGGAATTTAATTCCGCAGAAAATAAACTCAAAGTAACCGGAACTATTTATAAGGAGGATGGCAGGACACCGGCAGAAAATGTTATTCTCTATATTCATCATACCAACGCAAATGGGATCTATCCTACCAGGGGGGATGAGGAGGATTGGGCTAAAAGGCACGGCTATCTTCGGGGCTGGATAAAAACTGCAGGGGATGGAAGTTATACTTTTTATACTCAGGTTCCGGGAAGTTATCCAGATGGTAGTAATCCGGCTCACATTCATCCTATAATCCTGGAGCCCGATGGTAAATATTATTATGCATCTGCCTATTTCTTTGAAGATGATCCTTTGCTTACCAGTGATCACATGGAAGATCCACCACGAGGGAGTAATGGTATTGTAAAGCTTCAGCAGACCAACGGAATGACTCTAATTGAAAGGGACTTTATTCTGGGAAAAGGAATTCCGAAATATGAATAA
- the ahcY gene encoding adenosylhomocysteinase: MSTKTVPYTAYKVKDIELAEYGRREIELAEAEMPGLMALREEYGESKPLKGARIAGCLHMTIQTAVLIETLVALGADVTWSSCNIFSTQDHAAAAIAAAGIPVYAWKGMTEEEFNWCIEQTLFFGEERKPLNMILDDGGDLTNMVLDEYPELAEGIKGLSEETTTGVHRLYERMKKGTLPMPAINVNDSVTKSKFDNKYGCRESAVDAIRRATDVMLAGKRVVVCGYGDVGKGTAQSFKGAGSIVTVTEIDPICALQAAMDGFEVKKLETVLPKADIVITTTGNKDIVRGEHFEAMKDKTIVANIGHFDNEIAVAWLNQNHGDSKVEIKPQVDKYTINGKDIILLAEGRLVNLGCATGHPSFVMSNSFTNQTLAQMELWNNTDKYKNEVYMLPKHLDEKVAKLHLERIGVELTELKPDQAEYIGVEVEGPFKPEYYRY; the protein is encoded by the coding sequence ATGTCAACTAAAACAGTACCGTATACCGCCTATAAAGTAAAAGATATTGAGCTTGCAGAATATGGACGCCGTGAAATAGAACTTGCTGAAGCTGAAATGCCAGGTTTAATGGCACTTCGTGAGGAGTATGGAGAATCCAAGCCACTTAAAGGAGCGAGAATTGCGGGTTGTTTGCATATGACCATTCAGACTGCTGTTCTTATTGAAACTCTTGTTGCTCTTGGTGCAGATGTAACCTGGAGTTCTTGTAATATTTTCTCTACTCAGGATCACGCTGCTGCTGCAATTGCTGCTGCCGGAATCCCGGTTTACGCCTGGAAGGGAATGACCGAAGAGGAATTCAACTGGTGTATCGAGCAAACTCTTTTCTTTGGAGAAGAGCGTAAGCCTTTAAATATGATCCTTGATGACGGTGGAGATCTTACCAATATGGTTCTTGATGAATATCCTGAGCTTGCTGAAGGCATCAAAGGACTTTCTGAAGAAACCACTACAGGTGTTCACAGACTTTATGAGCGTATGAAAAAAGGAACTCTTCCTATGCCTGCGATCAACGTGAATGACTCTGTGACCAAGTCGAAATTCGATAACAAATATGGATGTCGTGAGAGCGCGGTAGATGCGATTCGTCGTGCAACCGATGTAATGCTTGCTGGAAAAAGAGTTGTTGTTTGTGGATATGGTGATGTTGGAAAAGGAACTGCTCAGTCTTTTAAAGGTGCAGGTTCTATTGTAACAGTTACTGAAATTGATCCTATCTGTGCGCTACAGGCTGCAATGGACGGTTTTGAAGTGAAGAAACTTGAAACTGTACTTCCTAAAGCTGATATCGTGATCACTACAACAGGAAATAAAGACATTGTTCGCGGAGAGCATTTTGAAGCGATGAAAGACAAAACGATTGTTGCCAACATTGGTCACTTTGATAATGAGATCGCGGTTGCCTGGTTGAACCAGAACCACGGAGATTCTAAAGTAGAGATCAAGCCACAGGTAGACAAGTATACTATCAACGGAAAAGATATTATCCTTCTTGCTGAAGGTCGTTTAGTAAACCTTGGATGTGCCACAGGTCACCCAAGTTTTGTGATGAGTAACTCATTCACAAACCAGACCCTTGCACAAATGGAGCTTTGGAACAATACAGATAAATACAAGAACGAAGTGTATATGCTGCCTAAGCATTTAGATGAAAAGGTTGCTAAACTTCACCTGGAAAGAATTGGTGTGGAGCTTACAGAACTTAAACCAGACCAGGCTGAATATATCGGAGTTGAAGTGGAAGGACCATTCAAACCTGAATACTACAGATACTAG
- a CDS encoding 4'-phosphopantetheinyl transferase family protein — protein sequence MPLYKTITVDELTKVFIWKVEESLEWLSNGIELTDHCQRRVDGMKSEIHRRGFMSIRHLMAEAGYKDHDLYYDDHGKPHLKDDRYISITHSFNFTAIIISDKDVGIDIEKQREKILKIANKFTPLDEYHTLANEEALIRKLTIVWGAKESVYKILAEPGCGFLQHINVIDFDFDDYKTTTHVRYNGIDRWFDVKFLEFENFTCVYAMPSNCKPKA from the coding sequence ATGCCTCTTTATAAAACAATAACAGTTGATGAACTTACTAAAGTCTTCATTTGGAAGGTGGAAGAATCCCTTGAATGGTTATCTAACGGTATCGAATTAACCGATCATTGCCAGAGAAGGGTTGACGGTATGAAGTCTGAAATTCATCGCCGTGGTTTTATGAGCATCAGGCATTTAATGGCTGAAGCCGGCTATAAGGATCATGATCTTTACTATGACGATCACGGGAAACCGCATCTTAAGGATGATAGATATATCTCTATCACACATTCCTTCAATTTCACGGCGATCATCATCAGCGATAAAGATGTGGGGATAGACATTGAAAAACAGCGTGAAAAGATCCTGAAAATCGCTAATAAGTTCACTCCGCTGGATGAGTATCATACCCTGGCAAACGAAGAGGCTCTTATTCGAAAACTAACCATCGTTTGGGGTGCTAAAGAATCGGTGTATAAGATTCTGGCAGAACCCGGTTGCGGATTCCTTCAGCACATCAATGTGATCGATTTCGATTTCGATGATTATAAAACGACCACTCACGTGAGGTATAATGGGATCGATAGGTGGTTCGATGTAAAATTCCTGGAATTTGAGAATTTCACTTGCGTGTATGCCATGCCTTCCAATTGTAAACCGAAAGCCTGA
- a CDS encoding geranylgeranylglyceryl/heptaprenylglyceryl phosphate synthase, protein MVEIQSYLEEIEEAAYEKRKLLAVLIDPDKFEEKNAFQFIQKLPKFTTHIFVGGSMVEEGRTCEVVKAIKNLSGLPVILFPGDHSQISLHADALLFLSLISGRNPEFLIEQQVRSVEKIRNTNLEIIPTGYILIDGGRETSVQRVSNTIPLAQSDIQQIVNTALAGQYSGKKLIYLEAGSGAKKPVSSEIINAVKKSLSIPVIVGGGIRSTQQLQLSYEAGADLVVVGTAFEDGTFD, encoded by the coding sequence ATGGTAGAGATCCAAAGTTATCTGGAAGAAATTGAAGAGGCGGCTTATGAAAAACGAAAACTGCTGGCAGTTCTTATAGACCCGGATAAGTTTGAAGAAAAGAATGCTTTCCAGTTCATTCAGAAATTACCAAAATTCACTACACATATTTTTGTGGGTGGAAGTATGGTGGAAGAAGGCAGGACTTGCGAAGTTGTAAAAGCGATCAAAAATTTATCTGGATTACCAGTTATACTTTTTCCGGGAGACCACAGCCAGATCTCCCTTCATGCCGATGCCTTGCTTTTTTTAAGTCTTATCTCTGGAAGAAATCCAGAGTTTCTGATCGAACAACAAGTGCGTTCTGTAGAAAAGATAAGAAATACGAATCTCGAGATCATTCCTACCGGTTATATTCTGATAGATGGTGGAAGGGAAACTTCAGTTCAAAGAGTTAGCAATACCATTCCCCTGGCGCAAAGCGATATTCAGCAAATTGTGAATACGGCACTTGCCGGGCAATATTCAGGAAAGAAACTCATCTATCTGGAAGCTGGAAGTGGAGCAAAGAAGCCGGTTTCTTCTGAAATAATCAATGCGGTAAAAAAATCTTTAAGTATTCCTGTAATCGTAGGAGGAGGCATCCGCAGCACACAACAACTTCAGTTATCGTATGAGGCCGGAGCTGATCTTGTGGTGGTTGGGACTGCTTTTGAGGATGGTACTTTCGATTAA
- a CDS encoding VOC family protein, which produces MKTENPVVWFEIYVDDLDRAKSFYEKVFKTELSPLGDPTEENFQMLAFPGDMDSKGKTSGALVHVKDVKAGGNSTIVYFGSEDCSVEEARVKEAGGELVRSKMSIGEYGFISLAKDTEGNMIGIHSMR; this is translated from the coding sequence ATGAAAACTGAAAATCCGGTGGTTTGGTTTGAAATATATGTGGACGACCTGGACCGAGCAAAGAGCTTTTATGAAAAAGTATTTAAGACAGAACTTTCCCCATTGGGAGATCCTACAGAAGAAAATTTTCAAATGCTTGCATTTCCAGGCGATATGGATTCTAAAGGGAAAACTTCAGGAGCCCTGGTTCATGTTAAAGACGTGAAAGCTGGAGGGAATAGTACGATCGTATATTTTGGAAGTGAGGATTGTAGTGTTGAGGAAGCAAGAGTTAAAGAGGCTGGCGGTGAGCTGGTAAGGTCAAAAATGTCTATTGGGGAATATGGTTTTATCAGTTTGGCTAAGGATACCGAAGGTAACATGATAGGGATTCACTCCATGAGATAA
- a CDS encoding YkoF family thiamine/hydroxymethylpyrimidine-binding protein, producing MNISVELTLTPIQDDYEPAIINFIKKMRESGLTVKENPLSTQVYGDYDEVMGLLNKEIKNAFEAIDRGLMYVKIVKSDRSDYAADF from the coding sequence ATGAACATTTCAGTAGAACTTACGCTTACTCCTATTCAGGATGATTATGAACCAGCGATCATAAATTTCATTAAGAAGATGAGAGAATCCGGTCTCACGGTAAAGGAAAATCCTTTAAGCACCCAAGTTTATGGAGATTATGATGAGGTGATGGGCTTATTAAATAAAGAGATCAAAAATGCCTTTGAAGCGATAGATCGTGGATTGATGTATGTAAAAATCGTAAAATCTGATCGTAGCGATTATGCAGCCGATTTTTGA
- the pnuC gene encoding nicotinamide riboside transporter PnuC, translating to MQPIFDFFFDQYSGYPTLFIILEIIAVIFGFLSVWYSKQNNILVYPTGIVSTMIFVYLLWQWQLLGDMMINAYYFSMSIYGWYIWTRKVDPEHYTPITSTTRGEQIQSVFIFIATLIFVFAVYEYFDKWNNWTAYVDTITTAIFFVGMWLMAKRKIENWIYWIIGDIISVPLYFYKGLTFTSLQYLVFTIIAIYGYKAWKKNLRNDLRPA from the coding sequence ATGCAGCCGATTTTTGATTTTTTCTTTGATCAGTATTCTGGATATCCTACTTTATTTATAATTCTTGAGATCATCGCGGTGATCTTTGGTTTTCTTTCGGTATGGTATTCCAAACAGAACAATATTCTTGTCTATCCCACCGGGATCGTAAGTACGATGATCTTTGTATATCTGCTTTGGCAATGGCAACTGTTAGGGGATATGATGATCAACGCTTATTATTTTTCAATGAGCATATACGGCTGGTATATCTGGACCAGAAAAGTGGATCCTGAACATTATACTCCTATCACAAGCACCACCAGGGGGGAACAAATTCAATCGGTATTCATTTTTATAGCCACGCTCATTTTTGTTTTCGCGGTTTATGAATATTTTGATAAATGGAATAACTGGACGGCTTATGTAGATACCATTACAACAGCCATCTTTTTTGTAGGAATGTGGTTAATGGCTAAGCGGAAGATCGAAAACTGGATCTACTGGATCATTGGGGATATTATTTCGGTTCCGCTCTATTTTTATAAAGGCCTTACCTTTACCAGTCTGCAATATCTGGTATTTACCATAATTGCTATTTATGGCTATAAAGCATGGAAGAAAAACTTGCGCAACGACCTGCGACCTGCATAA
- a CDS encoding ATP-binding protein, which produces MEEKLAQRPATCIKIVLFGPESTGKTTLSEDLAEYFNAPMVKEYMREYLQKVWDSEKRICEPRDIIPIAKGQMQAENLQARKAEELLICDTDLLELKVYSEAYYEGYCDPQLLKHALNNHYHLYFLTYIDVPWTPDDLRDKPHDREGMFQRFQKALDQHQKPYLILKGDRETRLKIAVNKINQLLKSRET; this is translated from the coding sequence ATGGAAGAAAAACTTGCGCAACGACCTGCGACCTGCATAAAAATTGTCCTTTTCGGGCCGGAATCCACGGGTAAGACCACCTTATCTGAAGACCTGGCAGAATATTTCAATGCCCCTATGGTAAAGGAATATATGCGGGAGTATCTTCAGAAGGTATGGGATTCTGAAAAACGTATTTGTGAACCCCGCGATATTATTCCAATTGCAAAGGGCCAGATGCAGGCAGAAAACTTACAGGCCAGAAAAGCCGAAGAACTTCTTATTTGCGATACAGACTTACTTGAACTTAAAGTTTATTCTGAAGCTTATTACGAGGGCTATTGTGACCCTCAACTTCTTAAACATGCGTTAAACAACCACTACCATCTCTACTTTTTAACGTATATTGATGTTCCCTGGACTCCAGATGATCTAAGGGATAAACCTCACGATCGTGAGGGAATGTTTCAAAGATTTCAAAAAGCTCTAGATCAACATCAAAAACCCTATTTGATTTTGAAAGGAGACCGGGAAACGCGATTAAAGATCGCAGTGAATAAAATAAACCAACTATTAAAAAGTAGAGAGACGTGA
- a CDS encoding DUF4301 family protein, whose translation MNFSEKDILQIEEKGLTTKEVEEQIAIFKRGNIKVNITEAATVGKGISRIDSTEKHQLIEFYDSEKENHSILKFVPASGAATRMFKALHNFADEFDPENDNLRGYLDEKEDADLQRFFNHSDNLPFYDRALKLAKENHPGYEDLSHDHQHKILVQTILDSDGLYLSNLPKGLVPFHKYGTHTATAFEEHLFEAAKYIDVDGVAKLHFTVAEGDKEKFQGEWKEIQERVEEKTGVKFEIEYSYQDPKTDTIAVDDNFEPFRTKDGDLFFRPGGHGALIENMNQLDEEIVFVKNIDNVVTEDNVQSVVDHKKMLGGKLLQVQKKVFEYLKTLEEGNVSSEKLDEIQDFLNSELYIKGTSSKDLFIEYLKEKLHRPLRVCGMVKNEGEPGGGPFLVKDKNGEISLQIIEGAQIDNDNPEQAKTAREATHFNPVDIVCGLKDYKGESYDLNEYVDEDMSFIADKTKDGKPLKALERPGLWNGGMAKWNTIFVEVPVETFNPVKTVSDLLKESHQPR comes from the coding sequence GTGAATTTCAGTGAGAAGGATATTCTTCAGATTGAAGAAAAAGGATTAACCACAAAGGAAGTAGAAGAACAGATTGCCATTTTCAAGCGGGGTAATATTAAAGTAAATATTACTGAGGCCGCAACGGTAGGAAAAGGTATAAGCAGAATAGATTCCACAGAAAAGCATCAGTTAATAGAATTTTACGATTCTGAAAAAGAGAACCATAGCATTTTAAAATTTGTGCCAGCTTCTGGTGCCGCGACCAGGATGTTCAAAGCCTTGCATAATTTCGCAGATGAATTTGATCCTGAAAATGATAATTTACGAGGATATCTAGATGAAAAGGAAGATGCAGATCTGCAAAGGTTTTTCAACCACTCAGATAATCTTCCATTTTATGATAGGGCTTTAAAGCTAGCAAAAGAGAATCATCCCGGTTACGAAGATCTTTCGCATGATCATCAACATAAAATTCTAGTACAAACCATTCTGGATTCAGATGGGCTGTATCTTAGTAATTTACCTAAAGGACTGGTCCCGTTCCATAAATATGGTACCCATACCGCCACAGCTTTTGAAGAGCATCTTTTTGAAGCGGCAAAATATATAGATGTAGATGGTGTAGCAAAACTTCATTTCACGGTAGCTGAAGGAGATAAGGAAAAATTTCAGGGAGAATGGAAAGAGATCCAGGAAAGGGTAGAGGAGAAGACCGGAGTGAAATTCGAGATCGAGTATTCCTATCAGGATCCAAAAACCGACACCATTGCCGTAGATGATAATTTTGAGCCCTTCAGGACAAAAGATGGGGATCTTTTCTTCAGACCCGGAGGTCATGGAGCTCTTATTGAAAATATGAATCAACTAGATGAAGAGATCGTATTTGTTAAGAATATCGATAATGTGGTAACTGAAGATAACGTTCAGAGTGTTGTAGATCATAAAAAAATGCTGGGAGGCAAACTTTTACAGGTTCAGAAGAAAGTTTTTGAATATTTAAAGACCCTGGAAGAAGGCAATGTTTCTTCAGAAAAATTAGACGAAATACAGGATTTCCTAAATTCAGAACTTTATATAAAGGGAACATCTTCAAAAGACCTTTTTATAGAATACTTAAAGGAAAAACTTCATCGTCCGCTTAGAGTTTGTGGAATGGTGAAAAATGAAGGAGAGCCCGGAGGTGGTCCATTCCTGGTAAAAGATAAGAATGGCGAAATATCCCTTCAGATCATTGAAGGCGCGCAGATAGATAACGATAACCCTGAGCAGGCTAAAACTGCCAGAGAAGCAACCCACTTTAATCCTGTAGATATTGTTTGCGGATTAAAGGATTATAAAGGTGAATCTTACGATCTCAATGAATATGTTGATGAAGACATGAGCTTTATCGCCGATAAAACAAAGGACGGAAAACCGTTGAAGGCTCTTGAAAGACCTGGTTTGTGGAATGGTGGTATGGCAAAATGGAATACCATTTTTGTTGAAGTTCCTGTAGAAACTTTTAATCCAGTAAAAACTGTCTCAGACTTGTTAAAAGAATCGCATCAGCCTCGATAG
- the arfB gene encoding alternative ribosome rescue aminoacyl-tRNA hydrolase ArfB translates to MDKELILNELDYKAVRSSGPGGQHANKTATKVEIAFNVSGSEGLSEYEKKRISKKLSGRINKDGVLKMASEDSRSQHTNKEIVTQNFLFELGEALKKKKPRKKTKPTKASKLKRLKAKKKKSEIKANRKDPLK, encoded by the coding sequence ATGGATAAGGAGCTTATTCTAAATGAGCTGGACTACAAAGCAGTTAGAAGCTCTGGCCCGGGTGGGCAACATGCGAATAAAACAGCCACCAAAGTAGAAATTGCTTTTAATGTGTCTGGTTCTGAAGGCCTATCGGAGTATGAAAAGAAACGAATTTCAAAGAAGCTTTCAGGTCGTATCAATAAAGATGGTGTCCTGAAAATGGCGAGTGAAGATTCCAGAAGTCAGCACACAAATAAGGAGATCGTGACTCAGAACTTTCTTTTTGAGTTGGGTGAAGCACTAAAGAAGAAGAAGCCAAGAAAAAAGACCAAACCAACTAAAGCTTCAAAACTTAAAAGATTGAAAGCCAAAAAGAAAAAATCTGAGATAAAGGCGAATCGTAAAGATCCGTTGAAATAA